In one window of Methanosarcina vacuolata Z-761 DNA:
- a CDS encoding NifB/NifX family molybdenum-iron cluster-binding protein codes for MKVSIPTRDENGLDGIVEQHFGKAPTYTIIDTETNQVTVIPNTSEHMGGLGLPPEYLHENGVDIMLCGGLGFKAVNMFESYGIKVFVGAGGTVRDTFEAWKAGKLHNATAENSCSEHGHDDHHHQ; via the coding sequence ATGAAAGTAAGTATTCCTACAAGAGATGAGAATGGTCTGGACGGAATTGTTGAACAGCATTTTGGAAAAGCTCCGACCTACACCATAATAGACACAGAGACCAACCAGGTAACTGTAATTCCTAACACCAGTGAGCACATGGGAGGACTCGGACTGCCTCCAGAGTACCTTCATGAAAATGGAGTAGATATAATGCTCTGTGGCGGACTCGGATTCAAGGCTGTCAATATGTTCGAATCTTATGGAATCAAGGTTTTTGTGGGGGCTGGCGGTACTGTAAGGGATACGTTTGAGGCCTGGAAAGCAGGAAAGCTCCATAACGCGACTGCTGAGAATTCCTGCTCCGAACATGGGCATGACGACCATCACCATCAATGA